A part of Manduca sexta isolate Smith_Timp_Sample1 chromosome 10, JHU_Msex_v1.0, whole genome shotgun sequence genomic DNA contains:
- the LOC115455845 gene encoding troponin C, whose product MDTDDDQKMAMLRKAFQMFDTTKSGYIDVLKISTILNTMGQLFDDSELQALIDENDPENSGKINFDGFCNIASHFLEEEDAEAMQQELKEAFRLYDREGNGYITTSTLKEILAALDDKLSNADLDGIIAEIDTDGSGTVDFDEFMEMMTGD is encoded by the exons ATG GACACTGACGATGACCAGAAAATGGCCATGCTCCGCAAGGCATTCCAGATGTTCGACACCACCAAGTCTGGATACATCGATGTCCTCAAAATCTCCACCATCCTGAACACCATGGGCCAGCTCTTCGACGACTCTGAACTGCAGGCTCTCATTGATGAAAACGACCCAGAAA ACTCTGGCAAGATCAACTTCGATGGTTTCTGCAATATTGCCTCCCACTTCCTTGAGGAAGAGGACGCTGAAGCCATGCAGCAAGAACTGAAAGAAGCTTTCAG GTTGTACGACCGTGAAGGTAACGGTTACATCACCACCTCCACCCTGAAGGAGATCCTGGCCGCGCTCGACGACAAGCTCAGCAACGCTGACCTGGACGGCATCATCGCTGAAATCGACACTGACGGCTCCGGAACCGTCGACTTCGatg AATTCATGGAGATGATGACTGGAgactaa